From the genome of Streptomyces sp. S4.7:
ATGGGCGGGCTCGGCGGCGTCCTGGGCACCGTCCTCGGCGGCGTACTCACCGACCTGCTCGGCTGGCGCTCCACCTTCTGGCTGAACGTCCTCGGCGCGCTCGTCCTCGCCGTCCTCGCGCTACGGCTCCTCGACGCCAACACCCGCAGCGCCGCACGCGGCTTCGACATCGGCGGCGCGCTCACCGCGACGGCCGGGCTCGGGCTCGTCGCCTACGGTCTCGTCGGCGCGGGCGAGGCCGGCTGGACCAGCGCGCGGACCCTCGGCGCGTTCGCCGCCGGGCTCTTACTCCTCGCGACGTTCGCCGCCCTGGAGAAACGAATCGCCCACCCGCTCGTGCCGCCCGCCGTCCTGCGCCGCCCCGCCCTCCGGCTCGCCAACTGCCTCAGTGCACTCGCCCAGATGGCGCTCTTCCCGATGTTCTTCCTCGTCAGCCTCTACCTCCAGAGCGTCCTCGACCAGACCCCCCTCCACGGCGGACTCGGTCTGCTGCCGCTCTCCCTCGTCGTCGTCGCCACCGCCCCGCAGACCGGCCGCCTCATCCACCGGCTCGGCCTGCGCGCCACGATGACGCTCGGCTTCACGCTCCTGTTCGCCGGCATGCTCTGGCTGGCGCTCGCGCTCGCCGCCGAGGGCACCTTCCTCTCCACCGTCCTCGCGCCCAGCCTCCTGCTGGGCGTCGCGCTGCCGCTCGTCATGGTCACCACCAACGTCGCCGCGACCGCCGGCGCGGCGCCGGGCGAGACCGGGCTGGCCTCCGGACTCATCAACACCAGCCAGCAGTTCGGCTCCGTGCTCGGCCTCGCCGTGCTCGTCGCGGTCGCCACCGCCCGTACCGACGCGCTCGGCGCGGTCGGCGCGGCCGACGAGACCGCGGGCTTCAAGGCCGCCCTCCTCGTCGGCGCCGTCTTCGCCGCCTGCGCCGCGCTGCTCACCCTCCGGCTGCGGCTCCCCGCGCCTGTGTCCGCGCCCCCGCACCAGGACCGGGTCGGCGGCGCCCAGGGGTAGACGCAGGAGGAGGAGCGAGTGCGCAGGCGGGGCAGGGCCCGGTCGACGGTCCAGGTCCGGACAGGGCCAGGGGGGATCGCCGCGAGCGGGCAAGGGGCCGCCGGCCGGTCGGGACGCGCGATCGAGCGCGACAGTGGCCGCGACGGCGGGACGCCGCCCGTCCCGTGTCCCACCACCCACC
Proteins encoded in this window:
- a CDS encoding MFS transporter, with translation MAPGSRRKGALALVAGAQLLLIMDTAIVNVALPSIGADLGSGSAGLSWVANAFLITFGGLLLLGGRAADLLGYRRVFLGGLGVLGAASAAGGVAGSVEVLVAARAAQGTGAALAAAAAFALLLNLFPDGPDRHRALGAFAAMGGLGGVLGTVLGGVLTDLLGWRSTFWLNVLGALVLAVLALRLLDANTRSAARGFDIGGALTATAGLGLVAYGLVGAGEAGWTSARTLGAFAAGLLLLATFAALEKRIAHPLVPPAVLRRPALRLANCLSALAQMALFPMFFLVSLYLQSVLDQTPLHGGLGLLPLSLVVVATAPQTGRLIHRLGLRATMTLGFTLLFAGMLWLALALAAEGTFLSTVLAPSLLLGVALPLVMVTTNVAATAGAAPGETGLASGLINTSQQFGSVLGLAVLVAVATARTDALGAVGAADETAGFKAALLVGAVFAACAALLTLRLRLPAPVSAPPHQDRVGGAQG